One segment of Calditrichota bacterium DNA contains the following:
- the purS gene encoding phosphoribosylformylglycinamidine synthase subunit PurS: protein MKVRVVVRLKPAILDPQGKTVQMALEQMGYGAVKDVRIGKLIELEVENGSPETVQAQAEEFSRKLLANPLMETYEIQLIET, encoded by the coding sequence ATGAAGGTGCGCGTGGTGGTGCGACTTAAGCCGGCGATCCTCGATCCGCAGGGCAAGACCGTCCAGATGGCGCTGGAACAGATGGGCTATGGTGCGGTGAAGGACGTCCGGATCGGGAAGTTGATCGAGTTGGAGGTAGAGAATGGCTCGCCGGAAACGGTGCAGGCGCAGGCTGAGGAGTTCAGCCGTAAGTTGCTGGCAAATCCGTTGATGGAGACGTATGAGATCCAACTTATTGAGACGTGA